The DNA window CGTGTTAGGTGAGCTTTTCTAGTAGTTGCCTCGCCACCCATCcctcccaaactcttaattttgaACCATAACGGATGCCAGACCTGGGTGGAAGGGATACACTTAAAGCAGCCATAGGACAAAATCTTGAAGTGCCTGCTTAGTAGCTTTGAAAAGGTGCCCTTATTGAGCATTTTAGAAGGGGTGGCTGGGTCTTCAGGGACTCCCTGTTGTTCTCAGGCTCTTGTCATCAGCCATTTTTAGATTGATTCTGTTCTCATACCTTCCCACTGGCCCCCAGTGAGCCAAGAAACTCACACTGCCTGCCCTCTCTGTCCTCCCAATTCTGCAGATGGAGATTGGTAGTCTAGTTTCCTTTTTGAGATACTATTTTCGTTTTTGTGAGAATCTTTGTAATAAAATGGTACATTTCTACACCCTCCTGAGCTTGTCTCCTAGTAATATCCCTGGGTTCATTTCGACTCCACTTCTCTGCCCTTCTGGTGTCCATGAGGATCTGGGCAACccctcaaaaacaaaagaaccccaCAAACTTACCTGTCTCAATCCCCCCTCAAGGTCTGAGGTAGACCAATCTTCTCACCCTACCCCAGAAGACCACTCATTAAAAAGCACCACTAAAGGGACAACATTTATTCCTTTTCCAAATGTTACAGTAAAACCAGGTGGAAGAGAATGGTTTtagcagttagaaaaaaaaaaaaaattacaaatctgGGGTTTGGCCATTAAAAGTTATTTACAACaatgggagggggaaaaaaaaaagacaacaagaaGTTGTTTCACATTACatacctcccccccaccccaaagctTAATACTTGCTTACCAAGTCAAAAAAGAGACACAGTTGATTCACAAGCTGGAGGTTCGAACTTGAGTAAGACATTTAGAAAAACCTAGACAGGGGCAGtgtcctccccagcccagggaccACTAGGCCCAGCACAGGAGACTACAAACAACGGGAAGGTGGACACTCAGGGCGTGGGAGTAGGCACCCCCACCTCTGGCTCAGGGATCTGGGGAGTAAACAAAGCCTACTTGGAAAAGAATTGGGGAAGAAAACCAGCAATTGCCTTCTGGAcaggtggggacagggaaggaggcagggacagGAGCAGGAGCATTTCACATCACTAACCTAACTTGGGAAACTGCAAGGGACCATCTTCGACTGGCCTTAAGAGGAAGACCAGATGGATGATGGGAGAATccacaggagggagaggagagggaacgTGGCTAGGGGGCAACAGCCCCTTCCTTTCTGGGCACAGGAAGGCAGCCAGGGCACCAGGTCCAGGCAGTGACCTCACAAGGACAGCACAGTTTTTGCAGCTTAGAGATcacccacctgcccccacccagctACTCATTCTGCTCGCTCGCTGGTGTAGGGCCACTCTCCGGCCCCGAGGGAGTGGATGGCTCTGCGGCCTGGGGCCCTGCCTCTTCTGTGTCTCCTCCCTTGGAGGCAGCGCTAGCCTCTGCCCCTTTGGCCTGGGGCTCCTGGCTCTCAGGGGTGGCGGCAGCCTTCCCTTCCAGGGCAGTGCCTTCCTCGCTGCAGGCACCGATCTCCCCCTGCTCCTGCTCTTCCTCTGTGGGTGAGGAGGCAGACGAatcaccccctccctccttccgaTTTCTCTTGAAGGACAGGCCACTCAATTTGAAAGGCTTCTTGAaagagaatttcttcttcttcttggggGTCTCCTTGGGGGGGACCTCCCCCTTGGCCTCAGCGCCCTGGCTAGGGGGTGCCGGCTCGATGGCATCGCCAGTGGCCCCGGCTGCCTCCTCTGTTCCGTTCACGGGGGTCGACTCCCCTTCACCTTTGGGGGATAAGTCTCCATTGCTTTTCACGTGGCCGTTCTCCTGCAGGGCAGAGGAGACAGCAATGAGGGCCGGGgctcttactcccctcccccagcccgccTCTGACCTCTTCCACGCAACGGGGTCCCGACTCATTCCGCCGCACCCCCAGAGCCTGGTTGTAGCCTCACCCCACAGCCGGCATCCCGTCaaacctctccctcctgccccgcaCAGGCGCGCAGGGGCCGCGGCCGGCAGGAGGCGCTGGGGTCCCGGGGCCCCCACCCACTTCCCCGGGGGCGCGCTCTCTATTCCACGCAGGGCCGCCCGCGGCCGCGTATCCCGGGCTGGCGGGCGAGCCGTGCAGCCGATATTGGGCGGGAAGCCGCCCCGGGGCGCTGTTCCCCGCACCTGGACGGCCTATTTTCCCAGCCTCCTGCTTTGTGTAAACGGCCCCCACCCACCTCAGGCTCTCCCCACCTCGCGGCTCCTCCCTAAAAAAAAGCCGTGGGCTATCGAGGTCGAGTCTGCGGGGGGAGTGCCCTCCCCTCCGGCCCCCGCCCCGCGGCCCCCGGGCGCCCCCTTGGCGCGGCCCAGCAGCGCCTTTGTTCCCCGCGCGGCACTCCGGGCGGCCGGGGGGCAGCGCCGGGGGCCGGGGCCGCGAACAAAGAAGGCGGCGGGGCCCGGccggcgccccctccccgcccctcccctcgcTTCGCCCGCGGGGGCTGCGGCGCCGAGAACAAAGGGaccgggcgggggagggggcgccgCGTGTCCCGGGCCGGACAAAGCGCGCGGCCCCGGCCCGAGGCCCTAGAGGGGGCGAGGTACGAGAGGAGGGGGCCGAGTCGGGCCTTGCCGAGCGCACCCACCTGTCCGTTGACCTTAGCGGGGGAAGCGCCTGCTGCCTCCTCGGCGGTCACGTCGCCCCGGGGAGCCTTGGAGCTCTGGCTGCCCATGGTGGGGGTTCTGCTGGGGGGCGCCCGGAGCCGCCCCGGGCTCGCGCCGCAGGGGATAGTTCGGTCGGGTGGGCCTGGCCGCCGGAGGGGTGGGGCTCGCGCCTGAGGGGGAGGGGTGTCGGGGGGAAACCGAGCTGCACCCCCGCTCCGCGCCCAACCCGCTAGCTGCACCCGCCGCCGCTCCGCTCCGCGCCAGAatgccgcccgccgcccgccgagCCGCCTATATATATGCGCCCGGAGCTCGGGGCGGAGCCGGACATTTAAATGAGCGCCCAATCGAGGGGCGGAGGCGGGCTCAAGTCGTGGGCCCCACTTGAGCGGTGGGCGACGCTGGCGGTCTGGTCCCCCCAACCCACACGGCTCCCGGGGGCAGGTGGGGtccagggtgggaaggagagcgGCGGGTCCCTGAGGCGAGCCCAGAGGCGAGCTGGGTGGAGGGGGGCTCCTAGAGGAAAGAGGACAGAGCAGTCATCCCCTCCTCTCACCGCTCACCTCTCAGGTGGACGCCCCAGCTCCTGGAGTGGCCCCCATCGCCTTGGTCCCGCATTGGCAGCCCCTGTCAGTCTCCCCCTAGAACTCTTCGAAGGGCTCACATGCCCAGGCTCGTCAGCCGGCTGGTCCCGAGTTATGCTCCAGAGAATGTGGTCATGGAAGTCGCAGGGCCCTAGCTGGGTTTTGTGCCCCCTCAGGCCGGGAGACCGGTCCGAGGTCCCGCCCACGTGCCTGCCTGTCCCGGCCAGCTTGGGAGGTCTGACCCACCGCAGGGTCACTCTGGTCAGACTGGTGAGGTTGTCCCTCATCCCTCCTCTCAGTCTCTTGGTGGCCCGTCACACTTAAGCCCCCACAGATAAGCTCACCTTTGGTCCCTCCTGCTCTCAGCCTGGACCATGACAAAGTCCCATCTGGGGTGGTGCCGTGATCTTGAGGGGCATCTCCATCCCCATTTGAAAGCCGAggagcctgaggctcagagacctgGACATAACCTGTCTGACTTCGGTGCTCTCCCTTCACATCTGCTCCCCTACATCAGGGTTCCCCGAAGCCGGCAGAGGAGGCCCGCGGGTTGCGGGGGGCGCTCAACAAACCTTAAAACACTCCAGTTCCTGAGGAGGAGGAGCCTTGGATGGCCCCTTCAGGACAGCCCCCAAGCTGCCCAGTCCAGCCATCAGCCCCACCTGAGTAGGGGAGCCCGGGGACAGGGGCAgggtggaggaggctggggactCTCCAGCTGGAGTCTCCTGCCACTCCCCCTAGTCCGGGCCAGGGGGAATCCCAGAGTCCTGGCTGGCCCCGGTTGTGTGTCTGGCTGCCTGTCCTCGGCCCCCaggaggaaggggatgggggCTGGAGGAAGCAAAGTGTTGCAAAAGCAAGGCTGTGTCCTGGACAGCTCAGCACGTCCCTCCCTTGCCCCCTCCCTCCTACAAGTATGGCCTCCTGGGAGGCCTGAGGCTGTGAGGTGTGGAGACACCCCAGGGCCTGAGAAATCAGGAACTCCCACAGATCTGACAACAGAGGGGCGGGGAGAGCTGAGGTGGCTTCTACACACCAACTCATTCCTGTagcctccatccccacccccactctgagACTACAGAATACTCTCGGCTTCATTAGCACCCCCCATTTTACAAACTAGgacactgaggttcagaaagggaaagtgacaTGTCCAAGGGCACATAGCAGATACCAGTAGCTGAGGGTAAGAAAGAGTTT is part of the Balaenoptera musculus isolate JJ_BM4_2016_0621 chromosome 1, mBalMus1.pri.v3, whole genome shotgun sequence genome and encodes:
- the MARCKSL1 gene encoding MARCKS-related protein; the protein is MGSQSSKAPRGDVTAEEAAGASPAKVNGQENGHVKSNGDLSPKGEGESTPVNGTEEAAGATGDAIEPAPPSQGAEAKGEVPPKETPKKKKKFSFKKPFKLSGLSFKRNRKEGGGDSSASSPTEEEQEQGEIGACSEEGTALEGKAAATPESQEPQAKGAEASAASKGGDTEEAGPQAAEPSTPSGPESGPTPASEQNE